Below is a window of Malania oleifera isolate guangnan ecotype guangnan chromosome 1, ASM2987363v1, whole genome shotgun sequence DNA.
TGCTAATAAGACAATTAAGAAGTGTGTTTCCACTAAAAATAAATGAACACATTGTAGACTGTAAAGATAATACGCAGCCTTATCTCAATATTTGGAGAGGCTAGCTACCCTGGGCAATCTGAGATAGCCATTAAATTCCACTAGTCTGAAAACCACTCATGGTTGCTGATAGCACTACCACATCCAAAATGCTAGCAACACATAGACCAACCAAACAAAGTTTGATCAAGGTTGCCACACTTGAGCTAGCGAGAGCCctcaaaatctacaaaatatTATTTCAGGAGTGTTTCTCCTAGCTTCAATTACACTCAGAATGACATCACAAAGTAGCACACAACTGATTTATGACAAAGGGCTTTGCAGGCTTCTTCACATGATAAAGTAAGATCTTATCATGTCCCCTCTGTCCTGTGAATAAAATCTCGACATGGCCAGTACATGTCATTCATTTGGTGAGGAAACTTCTAAACAGAATTAACTGATAGTGCCTTTCTTTGTATCAAAGTAATGAAAGGTCATTTATGACACATGGTTAAAGTCCGTAAAACCGATCAAGCTCTAAATATGTATAGGGTTGTCATCCCAAACACACATAAGCCAGCTGTTCGCCTACAGATATATAGCATATACAATCCTCCTCAGTCAGTATTCCAGCATATGCGATAAATTCTATATGGTTAACTGATTCAAAGTCAACCTAAGCTCAAGTACAAactattttaagaaaattcaaagCCAAAGAATCCTTTCTATTATCATTTTTTTCCcacaaaaaacataatttattcaGCACTCACAAACCAGTTAAAGTTCCCTTCAATTGAAGCTATAATTACAAGTAGAGAACATTGATTGGTGTTTGCATGACTCCCAGTAATTTACAAAACCTAAATCTGCTGACAATAATTTGAAAGCAATATGTCCAGTTATTGCTCTCTttaattttaattccttttcatATTCTCTTTAAATAATTAAAgaggaaatgaaaaggaaaatacGGTACCTCACAGCTACATCAGAAGGGAAACTACTAGGGAGAAAATTCACTGATACCTGGTGAGATTTTGCAGGGCCCTTTGAAGCGACGGGTAATTCCTGAAACTTCCGCCTCTGTGGAGGTTGTTTCTCCTTTTCAGGAGAGGAGTTGACACTTGATTTTGGCATTGTATTTGCTGCAGATGTTATTGTAGCAGTCGCAAAAGCAACAGGGGAATTTGACTGCCTAAGTGCCAGGGCAACCTGCTGTAAAGGTGTTGCTTGAGGATATATCCCACCATATCCACTATAGCTTGTTCCACTGGTTAATGACGGCAGTGGATGGGAAACAATATTTGGTTGAGACTGGCTGCAGTTAACCAGTCCTCTGGACTGCGATATCAACCCTTGAGAAAGGACACAATTGACTGCAGTAGCTGTAACTAAGGGAACTGAAGGTGCAGCAGGCACAGAGCCCACATTTGATGACGTCAAACCAGCATCTGAGTTTTCATTTCCTTTAAGCTCAGTAGCTAAATTCTGAACTCCGGCCAACAACTGCTGTGGGGGCGGAACAGCATTATAAACCTTCAATGATGAGACTCTGTGAACCAAAAAATAACCAAAATTCATTCCTAATGCAAACAGCAGCTCAAAGTGAAATAATTTGATTGTGATTCACCAACTAGTCAATAGAAACCATTCTTTGAATGAATAAAGTAGTGCTATGCAGATAAAGGAATTAAAAGCTCCAATGCCAAGTCTTTTTCTCCATAACCAATTTTATCCATAGGGCTGCAAAAGAGACAAGGCAAGCTGAGCCAAGCCATAACATGTTCAAGCTCCTTCGTCAAATTTAAACCAAGCTTGGTCTTGAGCATGAGCCAAGCTCAAACTGGGCTTAAGCATACTTATTCAGGCTTTTTTATTAAAGTTTTACCCAAGTTTGACCTAAGCAGAGCCAAACCAAGATTTACTATCAAAGTTTAATTGTtaaattttaactaaaattataaaagttGATTTGAACTTTAACCAAACTTGAATAAATTCACCTGAGCCTGCTTCCAAGCTTtggttaattttaatttaaaggtAAGCTCCTTTTCTATCAGAAAACAGAAATTATATTAAAAGAGGCATCAAGGGGACGCCACCCAAGTACAAATGAAACAGCGAGAGAGAAACATCGTTGACCCATAAGTATCAAGAAAATCAAGAATTAGAAAGGCGTCCCTTTCAACCTGCCCAAAGTGCCAGCAAGAGATCATAGCAGTACAATGGTTCATGGCAGCCTGAATAGGAGAGAGAATTCCTTCAAAGGCTCTTCTGCTCCTTTCTCTCCACATCGTCCAGAAAATAGCAAGGAGAATAAAGGAGAGAGATTGTCTTTCTTATTTGATCTGATCTCTTTCCAAGCCCACAGTTCACCTCCCACTGTAGCTGCAGCAACCCACTTCCACTTTACAATGAAGGTGGCTAAGTTCCAGAATTTCTTGGTCCACGAACAATGCGGAAGAACGTGAACAACCGATTCCTCCTGCTATAGACATAAAAAACATCTATTGACAAAAGGGaaaacttttttctttttctgaggGTTGTCCATAGTAAGGATTTTTCCAAAAGTAGCTTCCCATGGGaaaaaggcaacctttgaagTGGCTGTAGTTTTCCAAATCAGCTTCCTAGGGATGTTAGTGCAGCTCCCAGCCGAGGAACTAAGGTGTTTGTAGAAAGTGCTGATAGTGACGTTCCCATCTTTCCTCAAAACCCATTTGGGCTCATCGGAATTGGCCTAACAGTGAGATTTATAGAGAGTGCTGAAAAAATCTGGAAGAGTATCAACTTCCCAAATCGAAAGCATTTCTATTCAAAGAAATATCTCAATCAATCCCTTGACTGGTGAACTCCGTGTGTTGGCTAATAAGGGCATCTTTGTTGTTTGCAAGTCAGAAGATGGAAGAGAAATAGGAGCCGAACTGGGAACCATTATAATGGAGACCATACCTGGTAGCAATGACATCACTCCAGAGGTAGTTTTTCTGTCAAGAATCTCCAAAGTTATTTTCCCATAAGGGCCTTGTTAAAGGCAATAAGGGATCTAAGGCCAAGGCCGCCCTTTTGTAAAGGTTGTTTAACTACTCCCCATTTAACAAGACGATATTTGAAAACCTCACCCATGTTGccccaaaggaatcttctttggATACCCTTCAGCTTACCAACTACAGGGATAGGGAAAAGAGGCATGAAGTAAGCCAGCAGATTGGACAAAGTACTTATAATAAGAGTGAGTCTACTCCCTTTTGACAAGAAGTTCCTTTTCCAACCAGCGAGTTTCTTTTCGAACCTGTCAACAATGGGATCCCAAATACTTTATTCTTAAATTTTGCTCTCAAAAGGAGGCCGAGATTGGCAATAGCGAAGGCACTGAGTTTACAGCCAAATAAACTCGCAAGCACGTAAGTCCACTTCAGCATTTTCGCACAAATTCAATTTTAGCCTAAAATTGCTTCAAAACTGAGGATGCATCTGGTCTAGTGCATCCTCACAAAAGATGATAGTGTCATCCACAAAAAAGGAGGTGGGTGATTTCCATGAAGTCATGTCCCTTCCAATCCTAAGATCCTTTAGAAGGCCGCTTCATTTGCCCAAGTTATCATAAGATTCAGCACTTCCATGACCATGATAAGGGGGTCACCTTACCTTAGATCACGAGAAGATTTGACGAAATCAATAGGGCATCCATTAActagaattaaaaaaaatgatgttGATATACACAGCCGGATCCATCTACACCAAGATCCTCCAAAACACATTCTCATGAGAATGTGCAGCAAAAAAATTCAGTTAACATGGTCAAAAGCCTTCTTCATATGAAGGTGTGCTTGCACACCACTCCTCTTTTCCCACCTTTAATGTAGACCCCAACAACTTCATTGGCAACCACAGCAGCATTCATATTTGCCTACTTGCAATGAAGGTGTGCTGGTGCGTTTTGACAATTTCCAAGATTGCATGTTTCAGCCTAGTTGCCAGGACTTCGGACAGGATTTTGTATAAGCTGCCAACCAAGCTGATTGGGCAAAAATCTCTGATGTTACAAGCCCATGGTCTATATTAGGAATCAAGGAGATCAAGGTTGAGTTGATACTGGACACAAATTGTCGTTTCTATGGAAGtcttaaaaaaaaactcaatgaTGTCCTGCTTAAGAGGATCCTAGTTCCTTTAGAAGAAAGCCATATTAAAGTCATCCAGACTGGGCACATTATCCCTGTAGCAACTCTtaaaagcttgaagaatttcCTCTTTCTAGAAAATGCCTCTGAAGCCACCGGGTTGTGGAGAGGCTCGGGATTCTAAACATAATCCAATCAATTGTTGGTCTCCAAGGCTCGGGTTTGGTGTACAAGGTTTTAAAAAAGTTGCAAATGCAACTCTTGATTTCCCCCTCATCCACCAACATCTCTCCCTCCACTTCTACTCTTGCTATCATATTAAATCTACAGTGCCCATTAGCTGGACACTGGAAGAAACTGTTACTTCTATCCCCCTCCTTAAACCAAAGAGCTctagatttttgcctccaagtcATTTCTTCTAATGAGATGATATGCGCAAGATCTCTTTGGCAAGCTAACCTTTTAGACCTATTTTCGGTATTAAGACCCTCTCTGGTTTCCTTATCATCTAGCTCCTTAATGCTATCAAGAAACTACTTTTTTGTCATAGTGATGTTCCCAAAAACACTTTAGTTCCATCATTTCAATTTTACTTTGAGCAATTTCAGCTTTGAGGCAACCACATAGCTGGCCTTCCCTTCAACTTGCCCCATTGACCTATTCAACAAACTCTTCATGTCTATAGCACATGTTCTCAAATGGAAATGGGGCTGGCCTGCACTTGACTCCCCTATACCAATGACGATTGGGAAGTGGTCTAAGATAGGTGAAGAAGCAAGGGTTGGGTAATCTCTGGGAAGCATTCCCCCCAATTAAAGGAAATTTAGAATCTATCAATCCTCGAGTGTGACCTCGAGCTTGACCACGTGAAAAAGCCACCAATGAGAGGGAGGTTTATGAGAGTGTGCTTGACGAAATCATGAAACTCTTTCATGCAAATAGATTTAGAAAAAGTCCTATTCCTTTCGTGAGGATAAAGGATCATGTTGAAATCAACCCCCATGACTCATGGATGATCCCATTTGTCTTTATTTTCTGCAAGTTCTTTCCACAAAAAGATGTTTGGAAGGCCCTACACCTGTGCCATAGGCCCCAATAAAGTTAAAAAAAGAAATTATCTTCAAGACTCTTAAACAAACAAGTGAAGGCATCAATGGACTAGTCCAGCAATTCCATAACCATGTTATTCCAATAAATAAGAATACCTCCTGCATTATCTGTTGCATTCAACTCAATCCATTTTCAATTCTTAAATCCCCATAAGCTGTTAACCAACTTGCTATCCATGGAATTCAACTTTGTTTCCTGAAAACCAGTTACATCCCCTTTCCAATCATTGACGAACAAACTGATTACAGATCTTTCTGTTTTGTAATTTAGTCCCCTCACATTCCAAGAGATGACTTGCTCAACATAGGATCAGATCACCAATCCAGCTGCTCCCAGCCTCTCCCACATCAAAACACCCTCCTAGCTTGTCATAGTTCACCGAGCATTCAAGTCTCTTTAGATGCCTACTTGTGCCTTTTAAGAAGCCGCTGTCTTGTGATTTTTTTTCCCAAGAAATTGtgccttcttctcttcttttcttctcgaTTACCTCAAATAAGTGCCTTGCACTTTCATCAAAACCTATGAAAGATTCACCGATAGTCTTACTCGCCAAATTCATTTTGCGAAGCATCCAATTCAACACCTACATATTGAGATCAGGGCTATCAAGTCCCAACTCATTTAACTCTCTCAAAGGCAGACATGGGGgactgatgagtccctaaaatgcatgattttaggccctcatttacctttgttttgttttcttttattatgtatatgcCCTTCGTTATTATATTTCAAAGTAATACAAGGTTTGTTCTTGTTTCacgaaaaacaggttaaaaccgaggagctaagcaatacgagaagccaagggagtatttgggatGCTTAAAGCTCAAATCAGTTGTCTAGCCAAAAACCTAATGCCTCAAGACACATAAAAGCAAAAAAGACTTTGTTCGAacatgtggtgcgaccagctaACGCAAGGGGCAACAAGGGCAAAAGCTGCAGACACCAAGGTCCGTACTTAAGAAGAAAtgttgcaaggttcgaccaagtgttcgaccatgtgaccctcaagggcgaccaagtcgagaTACTGAAGCTTATTGTATTGTGCCCACaaataccgagagtctcgaccaagtgctcgaccaggaAGACCTTGAGGGGTGACCAGGTCGAGTTCTTGAGCTGAAATGAAGATTGATatactgagagtctcgaccaagtgctcgaccagcAAGACCTTGAGGGGTGACCAAGTCTAGATCTCAACCAGCATCTCGACCAGCAAAAACAGGGGTGCGACTTGGTCTCCAGCGACGATCTTCTGCGCGAAATTTTGTGCTAAACTTTCCTATTtcgaaattcaaaccttgtaaaccctaatgggtataaatattagctaCAAATATGTTCTAagggttcctctttggctgaTTTTAGGTTAGTCACAGACCTAGAACACCATTGAGAGCCAATGTACATTAGTTGGATTAGATTTCAATATCAGTTCTAGATTGTGCAGGAGGTGTTCAACGGCCTGTGACAACCGGCGGCGTTCTTGCATTTTCCACGAAGATTAGATGGTCATTACATTGCATGGACAATTGTTTGTGATACAACTCGAATACCAAGGGgtgatttttacatgctttcaatttactactttcatttatatgctttcttttaatcgctttcatttactgctttgattctaatgaaagattgcagataaggataaacACTACTATAGTCTCTACCAGATAAAAGTAGTTGGCTACGGAACCGTGGAGGTGTTCGATatcgttgagacagggtatactctggttcccgaccgtgctccgaacagttggtgcacccttgctatcTTGTGCTCTCGAATGACCCTCTCCTGCTTGGCCTGAGATacttgggttagtacttctatggatagCTGGTGGAGTGTAGTCAGAGGCAAGGCGTCCAGCATCTGATTCAAGTCGAagcatcgctttgtaggagtagggtactttagattttacatgctttccattaGTTGTTAGAAACACCACAAAAATCTCACCTTTACACTTCTTTTTATacaaagctttaataaactaATCTGGAAAAGGTTGATAACTGCACTCTAATTTCAGTAGATAGAtacccgacttccccactttctactgaacttgggattaaattaggttttataaatattattttttctagttaaggactcaagccttggcgagcctaccaggGACCATCATCAACAATTAACAAATTTGTGATCCACATCAAAAGCTGGATTGAGAGGCTTGCCAAAAGCAAGGTTGCCCTCCAAAACAAGGCAGACATGCTCTATCAAGTTTTTCTTGACCTGCTGCAAGTTAAAAGACCTAAAGAGGACATGCTGTGAGTCCAAAGAGCCAAAAGGCCACAGCTTGAAGGGAAAGGGGTGAAGGCCGCTGGTTTATCAGGTGGAGTGGGGGGGACCGGGAAAGTGGGAGGCTGAAGGTGGAACCACCTGGGCCTGAACAAGAGGGGCTTGACCTCGAAAATTGCACAAGGTAAGAGGTGAACAGAGCTAAGCCCAGAGGATTTGGAAGGAAGGACCTTAGTAGCCTCTTAGACAACACTCGTGAAGGATCATGAATCATCACGCACCTTCTCCACCAACTTGGATAGAAACTTGGTGATGGAAAACTTGATATAGGCCCCGCAATGAGGGCAAGCACATTCAGCCACTAGGAGAGACAAAAACATTTCTACTGAGAATTGCAAGGAAGCTCAACTGGAACGACAAGGGCACCTTTGGAAGGGCTGGAAGGCTAGGGATCAGTCTACGCCCTAGCTCCTTCGCAGCTGAGCAAAATTTAGCCTAACCTTTCAAATCGAGACCCTTCAAAATGGTGATGACCCTCAAGCCTCCATTGATTTCAGTTGGGGCAAGGAACTTGCCAAAACAATTTTCTCTAAGTTGGATTAGCAACATCTTCTCCTTCGACCTCCAACATTGAAATCAAAAGGATGGCTTTACAATGATGGAGCTCTTGAAATCATTAGGGGCAGACAAGGGCCATTTGATTTCACCTGCATCAAGAAAGATGGGGACCCTCTTGCCTATTCCATCTTCAATAACCCTAAGGAGGTCGACCTTCTCACCATCAAGAGCTAAATTGAAGGACTTCCTTTCAATGAAGATGGCCAACCTGCCATTACATTGCATGGCAGAAAGAGGGAGTACACAAGAAGGAATGGGGATGGGGGAGAAGAACGAGGAGGAAGGTTTCACAAGTCACCCTATACTTCCAACTAAGGATGCACAACTTCCAAGGTTCAAGGAGAGAGAGGTTCGAACAAAAGGGAGGGGTTGACAAGAGAGCTTCGGAGTGACTGTAAGGCTCTAACAAAAAGCAATAAAGCTTCCAAGGATTGATGACAAAGGACTACAAGGAGAAGAGAGCGGCTGCGAAAAGCTCTAGGGCTCCGACGAAGTTCCTGCTCGAGGCTAAGAAGAAAGCTTTGGCTAAATTAAGGCCATGACGCTTCAAACCATTTTAGACAAAGCTTGTTTGAAACAATAAGGAGCTTCCCCTACTTATGCTTAGGAAAAGCCAAGTACTTATGAAGAAAAACCCTCCAAAGAAGGGCACACCATTTCCCTTCAAAAAACATCAATTTCTTATACCATGTTCAACTTGAGCACAATACATGAAAATATGAGCATTTGCCTCACTATTCTTGAAACAAAGAACACATTTGAAGGTAAgcttatttaataaatttatgaaaCGAACATATACTTAAACACAAATATGGAGGGGTGTAGTAATACTACCATGTCGATGTTCGTACCAAAGATAGCAACTTCAAAGGGTGAATGAGTTTGCAACTCGTCTTTTACTTGAGGTAGAGAGTTAGGGTTAGGTTTGTCAAATTGGAATTAAGGAATTGGGGAAAGTAAATATGAAGACCGAGAGAGTCAAATTAAGTATGTTGTAGGCATCTTCATAGCCACTTCTATTTGGGGCTTTAAACGCCAACTTCTAAAAAGGCCAATATGAGCCTATAAACGAGCCCAAATAAGCCTTTATATGGACTGTTCAGAAGCCTAAACAAGTTGAGCTTAACCATGTTCAGGCTTGTTACATAAACGAGCCTTAAAATAGGCCAGGGAATCATCCATTTATGCAAATGAACAAGTTGAGCAAGCCCTTATCAATTTGTGCAACCAACTTATGAACGGCTTAATTAATTTGCAGCCCAGGTACCCAAGTCCTTTTTGGGAATTGGGGCCTAACTAATCCACAGGATGGATGAGCCTTCCCTTTATTCCCCTCCTCCACATAAGTACGTACAAGATTCAAACCCCTACTGACAACACACATTGTCCATGCCTTGACCAATGGTGTAACTCACAGTGGATCGAGTGAGATAAATTTTTGTATCACTAAATTATGTCAATTAGATAAATAAATGCAAATTAAATCATCTTGGAATAAATATAAaacaataacaagccttaagtcccattgAGTGGGATCGGCTATGTGAATCATTTTTTGTCAATTCACTCAATCAAAGGCATTTACTTGGCatgtgtttcaaatgcccaaaccatctatgCTACTCTCCCTTATCTTCATCTTGAACCGGTGCTATATTGCAAATACGTTTGTttcttaatttatcctttaatgttataccactcatccatcctAGCATCCACATTTCGACCATTTTTACTTTTTTGACTATgttatttcttagttgcccaGCATTCAAATCCATACAACCTGActggtcttatagccgtcctataGAACATTCCTTTTAATTTTAGTGTATTCTACAATCGCACAGCACACCGAAAGCAATCCTCTTTTTACTAaactgttttaactctatgcactacattctcttcaatttctccctctGCTTGCATAAATGATCCAAGGTAACGAAATTTAGTGTTGttgatttcttgattatcaagtttgatttttatcatTAACATTCATCCTTGCATGGACgaaattgcatttcatatattttgtcttgtTTCTATTTGTTCTAAAACCTTTAGACATTAACACtattctccaaagttctaacttagaatCTACCCCACCATTACTTTCATCCATGAAAACAATATCATCAGCAAACAACATGCACCATGAGATCTAGTTTTGGATATTCGAAGTGAGTTCGTCAATCACTAAAGTGAAAAAACAAGGGCTCACAGTAGAGActtgatgtacacttattgtaattggaaattctctagactCTACTCCTGCAGTCCTAAGGTTAGTTAGTTATTACTCCATAAATATCCTTAATAACACCAGTAAATTTGTTGCAAACTACCTTCTCTTCTAAAACCTACCTAAGAACGTCCCTAGGTACTctaatcatatgctttctctaagtccataaaaatcatatacaagtccctcttcttttccctaaattttccATTATCCTTAGTAGGTATAGCTACTATTTTCGATATtttaggcataaaaccaaattgattctttgaGACACTTGTTTCcattcttattctttgttcaattactctTTCCCATAGCTTTGTATGACTCAAAAgcttaattccacaatagttattacaattttgaataccacctttgtttttgtatatggGTATTCTTCATTCCTCCAACATTTTCTTAGCTTTTATAATAGTGTTAAATAGATTAATTAACCATgtaattcctttatcccctaaacatttccaaacttcaattgggatgttatctagtccaATAGATTTCCCGTTTTTCATCTTCTTTAAAGCCATCTTAACTTCAgcaactctaattttgcaaataaatcttcgatttttagtcttttcctcatttgtcacttctagGTTTAAGCTTTTAGtttgattttcatttaaaaaattattacaataCCTTTACCAAACGCCACCTCTCTTTGAtgctttcttctttaaccaatacatcatcattctcatcttttatacattttacattacctaaatctCTGCATGtcctttctctaactctagattGTTTATATAtgtctctttccctttcttttgtatctagtatagcatataaattatcaaaagctctatgtttagcttcactgaAGAGTTTTCTTGCCTCCTTTTcagcctctttatacttttcaaagtttctatatttctacaattttacTCTTTTTGTTTTTACTGCTTTTTAGGCATCTTGATTTCACCACCAACTTACTTTGTTGTCCAATGTTCTTCCTTTGGATTCACCCAAAATCTcctttgctatctttttaatagagctagccaTGCTATTCCACCAAAATCTAGGGTAAACTAGAATAGCATGAGCAGCTCTGCCATACTTTGTTTTAGCATGTCCAGCCATGACCAGAACACCATAGCATAACTTAAACCTAATTACCTGGAAGCATCACACTCTGCACTGATTGTATCCAAAAGATTCTCGGCCAACAGCTTCGCATTTTCAAGACTTCTAGGATTATTACTTGACAAGAATAAATGCAGTGGTTGTTGTCCCTCTGCAAGCAGAAGGAAAGAGCATAGGCAACACTGGACACCAAATGAAATGCTCAATAGTATTAATGAGAGGTTTGTCAAATCATAAAAGCAAAGTACCATCACTATACAAGCACTCAGGATTTCCTGAACCTCGTCCTCTCAATAAGACAGTTGCTCCTGTTTCATTCATAATGTGATTTATATATTGGTCCTGCACAAACAAAACCAAACCACCACCAACACAAAAACAAACTCCCCCAATCGTATGGAGATGTTAGAGAAAGCTTCAAACATTAGAATCTCTCGCCTTCATTATTCGCAATATAAGCATCAAATTAAAGAATCAAACAGCATAATTTAGAAAAGAAGGGCAggtgagcaaaaaaaaaaatttattttgaatgcCATAAAATTAGATAAGGAGAAGCATTTaaaacaaaatcaaacaaaaacatctaaaaaAGCATAAATTAAATACGCTAGCATATATTACCTACAGTTATATGATTTAAACGCCAAAAATCATTCCCTTAAAGGcaaccacaccatcaaacatcaagagagagagagagagagagagaaggggctTACATTTGGTCCACGAATACGAGCAACAATATTCAATGATGGGTCTGTGTCAAAGCCCAAAAATACACAAGTGCTCAGTGCCTGAGGAACCTGGTTCCATTAGAGAATCATATTTGTTGTGTTAACCCTCTCAAAACAGAAGCAACAAAGGTGGTGGAAACAGAAGTTTTAAACCTTTACTCCGTTGTTCAACGTTGACTGAAAAGTTGATGGAACTGGCAGAGAGTTCTGACCCTGTTTT
It encodes the following:
- the LOC131159288 gene encoding protein RIK isoform X2 → MTEETRVSSDESIINDASSSASAASKQRKKRKWDQPAESLVSAGVAAPGILPLGNVGSFVGVTLPGVAPVPAAVLMNPLASSSAPVPQAFQAPSIQQHSAAAIQKLNQPKIQDELIAREIVINDAESSVRYKLTKRQTQEEIQKCTGAVVITRGKYRPPNVPPDGEKPLYLHISAGANLKETAERIRAVDRAAAMVEEILKQGQNSLPVPSTFQSTLNNGVKVPQALSTCVFLGFDTDPSLNIVARIRGPNDQYINHIMNETGATVLLRGRGSGNPECLYSDEGQQPLHLFLSSNNPRSLENAKLLAENLLDTISAECDASRVSSLKVYNAVPPPQQLLAGVQNLATELKGNENSDAGLTSSNVGSVPAAPSVPLVTATAVNCVLSQGLISQSRGLVNCSQSQPNIVSHPLPSLTSGTSYSGYGGIYPQATPLQQVALALRQSNSPVAFATATITSAANTMPKSSVNSSPEKEKQPPQRRKFQELPVASKGPAKSHQVFSLTFYEAKRLILDL